The genomic segment TAGGAGGAACTCCGCGTGACATTCCTTGCGCAGGGCGATTTGCGCGGCGACTTGTTGATCGGCATTTGTGACGATGTCAATGACCCGGGCTCCGGTGAGTTCCATCCCGGGGTAAGTGGCTACAGGAATGGCGATACGATTTTTTGATGCGATGATTTGATCTGAGAGTTTCATAATGATTATTATCCGTTGTCGGTTAAAATCTTCCTTTTGCATTAAAATATCGGGGAGGTCACTCGTTAAGTCGAAAGAATAAATCCCCCGCCCCCCATAAAGCGGACTATTTCCCGTCAGTTTATCTTTTTGCGAGATGCAAAAGGGAGAATTAATTAACTTTCTAAATGTCTCTTTTAAAGTAGTCATATGAAAGCATCCATCGTAGATCTCCGATATAAAACCAAACAAGTCATGCAAGCCATTGACCGGAGGGAGTCTGTTGAAATTTATTACCGAGGCAAGCAAAAAGCCCTGATGATCCCATTAGAAAATAAAGTTTCAAAACAGGTGAAAATAAGCATTAAAAACCATCCCTATTGCTCCATGGACAAAGATATACACCCTATCGATCAGGTTATGGACAGCTTAAGAGGAGGGAGATATCATGATCTTTGACACGGATGTCCTCATCTGTGTTCAGCGGGGAAATGTCAAAGCCATTGACGCTATTAGTAATACCTCCGAGCTATGCATCTCAGTTCAAACATATCTGGAACTCATTCAATATGCCAAAAACAAAAATCAAGTCCGCCATACAAAATCCTTCCTCCACCAAGCCGGCTTCAAAATCCTGCCCCTGACCCCCGAGATTGGTTATCGTGCCATGGTTTATATTGAGGAGTTTTGATTATCTCATCATCTCAGTAGTGGCGATGCCCACATTGCAGCCACTGCGTCCTATTACCACCTGCCCCTGCTGTCGGGTAACCGGAAACATTTTGAACCAATCAAGGATTTGGATTTGAAGGTATTTAAACCCTAGGCCATCCCCCACGGAAAACTCCCCTCATTGACTTCAATTCATCCCCGCAAATATGATATTAAACTATAAACTCCGACCGACCGCATTGATGAGGGGTTTGATTTCCTGCATGAGGGTACCGAAGATATCGGGGGTGACTTGCTGTGCCCCGTCGCTCATGGCTTCCGCGGGATTTGGATGGACCTCGATAAGCAGGCCATCGGCTCCCATAGCCACAGCCCCTTTACAAAGGGCAATGACCAAGTCAGACCGGCCACAGCCTTGGCTCGGATCGATAATCACAGGCAGATGAGTTTCCCGTTTGGCGATCGCCACAGCGGATAAATCGAGGGTATTGCGGGTATAGGTCTCGAATGTCCGTATGCCGCGTTCACAGAGCATGACATGGGGATTGCCCTCATTCAAAATATATTCCGCTGCCAAAAGCCATTCCTCGATCCTCATGGATAACCCGCGTTTGAGCATGATCGGTTTACCTGTTCTTGCGGCGGCGACGAGTAGGGCGAAATTCTGGGCATTCCGTGCGCCGATCTGGAAAATATCGGTGTACTGCGCCACGAGATCGACATCTTTTTCGGCTAAGACCTCAGTAATGATAGACAGCCCGGTTTCTTTCTTGGCCAAGGCCAAAAGCTTTAACCCGTCTTCCTTGAGCCCTTGGAATTCATAGGGAGAAGTGCGCGGTTTATAGGCTCCCCCCCTCAGAATCGTCGCCCCGAGGGCTTTCACCGCTTTGGCTGTCGAAACAATTTGCTCTTCACTCTCGACGGAACAAGGCCCCGCCATCACTTGGAATTTTTTTCCGCCAATCACATTTTTCCCGCCATCCACAGGGATCTGCGTATCAGCCGGATGCCCTTCTCGGCTGACAAGTTTATAACGTTTCTGCACACGCATGACCTGGTCCACTCCCGGAAATACGGTGAGGGCCTCCAGAGTATGTTGTTTCCTTTCATCCCCGATACAGGCGCAAATGGACTGTTCCACCCCTGTAATTAACCGGGGTTCGTATCCCAGTTTACGGACCTCATCGGTCACGGCATCAATGTGGGCTTTCGGAGTATGGGGCTTAAAAACAATAATCATGAATCCAAGTTAACCCCCAATCTCCCCAAGCCTCAATCTTGTTTTTACAAAGCTGCCTTGACAAGGTGGGATCATTTTGAGAGCGTCGCACACGTGTTAAAAAAAGTA from the Verrucomicrobiota bacterium genome contains:
- a CDS encoding type II toxin-antitoxin system Phd/YefM family antitoxin, encoding MKASIVDLRYKTKQVMQAIDRRESVEIYYRGKQKALMIPLENKVSKQVKISIKNHPYCSMDKDIHPIDQVMDSLRGGRYHDL
- the aroF gene encoding 3-deoxy-7-phosphoheptulonate synthase; the encoded protein is MIIVFKPHTPKAHIDAVTDEVRKLGYEPRLITGVEQSICACIGDERKQHTLEALTVFPGVDQVMRVQKRYKLVSREGHPADTQIPVDGGKNVIGGKKFQVMAGPCSVESEEQIVSTAKAVKALGATILRGGAYKPRTSPYEFQGLKEDGLKLLALAKKETGLSIITEVLAEKDVDLVAQYTDIFQIGARNAQNFALLVAAARTGKPIMLKRGLSMRIEEWLLAAEYILNEGNPHVMLCERGIRTFETYTRNTLDLSAVAIAKRETHLPVIIDPSQGCGRSDLVIALCKGAVAMGADGLLIEVHPNPAEAMSDGAQQVTPDIFGTLMQEIKPLINAVGRSL